Part of the Terrisporobacter glycolicus ATCC 14880 = DSM 1288 genome is shown below.
GCAATATGACCATCTAGAGCATCTGTTATTGATGCAATAATAAATATTAAACAGGCAATTAAATAATGATTTGTAATATCTAACATCATTATAATTACAAATACCGGTATCAACAAAATTCTAAGTAATGTTAATTTATTTGGTAGATTCATCTTGTATATCCCCCATTAAATCATACTCTAGGGCAGTGTTTATTTTAACATTTGCAAAATCTCCTGGCTCTAGATTAGTATGTGATTTTACATATACTATGCTGTCAATTTCTTCTGCATCGAATTTAGTTCTTCCAATGTATACATTGTCCTCAATTTGTTCTTCTATTAAAACTTCATATGCTTTACCTACTTTGTTTTTGTTTATTTCTTCTGAGATGCTTTGTTGAATCATCATTATAACATCTCTTCTTTCTTCCTTCACTTCTTGTTCTAAGTGATTAGGAAGCTTATCTGCTGCTGTTCCTTCTTCTCTTGAGTAAGGGAATACACCTAATTTATCAAATTTCACTTCTTTAACAAATTCCACAAGTTCTTCAAAATCTTTTTCATCTTCTCCTGGGAATCCTGTTATTAGTGTTGTTCTAAGTGTTGCATCAGGTATCGCAGTTCTAATCATATTTATTTTATCAAGTAATTCTTCTTTAGTAGTTTGTCTATTCATTAGTTTTAATACTTTGTTACTTGCATGTTGTATTGGCATATCAAAGTAAGAGCAAATATTATCATTTCTTTTTATAACATCTACTAATTCTTCTGTTATTGATTCTGGATATGAGTACATTATTCTTATCCATTTTAATCCTTCTATTTTAGCCAATTCCTCTAATAATTGTGGTAGCTTCGCGTCTCCATATATATCTGAACCATACATTGTAGAATCTTGTGCTATAACTACAAGTTCTTTTACTCCATCTTGTGCTAAGTTCTTAGCTTCTGCCACTATATCTTCTATTTTTCTACTTTTTTGCTTACCTCTTAATTTAGGTATTATACAGTAGGTACAATGCTTATCGCAACCTTCGCTTATTTTTATATATGCCATATATTCTGGTGTTGAAATATATCTTGGTAAATCTTCATTGTACACAACTTCTATATCATTTAAACTAATTATTTGTTTTTCTTTTTGTAAATTTGCTAAAATTTCGTCAATATTTTGGTAACTTCCTGTGCCTACTATTGCATCTATTTCAGGGATTTCTTCCCTTAATTCGTCTGAATATCTTTGAGCTAAACATCCTGTAACAATAAGTAATTTTAAATTTCCAGTTTCTTTAAGATTTGCAAATTCTATTATAGTTTCTATAGACTCTTGTTTTGCTGATTCTATAAATCCACATGTATTTACTAAAATCACATCTGCCTCATCAAAATCTCCTGTAAGTTTGTAACCCTTTTTATTTAATATACCCATCATTATTTCTGCATCTACTAGGTTTTTCGAACAACCTAACGATTCTAGTGCTATTTTTAACATTGTTTAACTCCTTCCATTGCTGTCTTATGAAAACTTATCAATTTTTCTATTGTGCCATTTATGTCTTCGAATTTAATTACGTCGTTATACTTGTATTGATTTACCGAATGCATATAAAGAGGGTCATAGTAGTACACTAAAAACTGTTCTACTAATTCTTCATATTTTTCATTGTCTAATAATTCTAAGTATTCATCCACAGTTTTATTTCCAAGTCTTTTTCTAAATGTATTTATACATTGCTTTAAGGCTTGTATATTATCCTCATTTCTATCATAGATATAATCTTTGCAAAGTCTTTTCACTCTGTCTTTTACGTCACATTCTATAAGTATGTGATATCCATCTCTTATTATTCCTTCATATATATCATTTGGAACAAGTACATGACCTACTCTTTTACTTTCACTTTCTACGAATAAATAATCACTCTTTGAGAAAAATAATGATTCAAATATTCTAGTTTCAAAAGTTTTTTGTGTTGGAGGTTTTTCATCATAAGTTATAAATCCAAATACAGAACCAGTATTTCTAGCCATATATTCTAAATCCACCATATCTATATTATTTTTGTCCAATTCTATTAATAACTCTGTTTTGCCAACTCCAGTTAATCCATGAAGAACTATAAATTGCTTTTTGTCCATTATATTACTTAAATAATTTTTCACATAATTTCTATATGATTTATAGCCTCCTTCTAACTTGTATAAGTCTATACCTATAGAACTAAGTAAATTAGCTACAGAGCCACTTCTCATTCCACCCCTTGCACAGTATATCACTATATGTTCATAATCACTCGATAATTCTTTTGCTAGTTTATACATATCTTTTAACTTTGGGGAAACAAAGTCAAAACCCTTATCTATAGCTTCGTGTTTCCCCTCTTGTTTATATATTGTACCAACCTCACAATACTCATCATTATCAAATAATGGCATATTATATGCATTTAATATATGATCATCTAAGTATTCTCTCTCTGTTCTAACATCTATAAAAATTGTTTTTTCTAATTTTAAAGCATCTTCTATTTTAATTGTTTTCAAATTTTATTCACCTTCTAATTTTGCTAATTCTTCCATTGTTATTAGTACTTTTCTAGGTTTACTTCCTTCACTAGGACCAACTATTCCTCTTTCTTCCATTGAATCAATCAATCTAGCCGCTCTGTTAAATCCTATTTTGTACTTTCTTTGTAGCATAGAAGATGATCCTTGACCACTTTGTACTACAAAGGCAATAGCATCTTCTAAGAATTCATCTACATCATCATTTTTTATGTTAGCAGTTTTTGAAATAGTTTGTATTATTTCTTCTTCATATTTAATTTCTTCTTTTACTTGGCCTTTTACAAAGCTTATTACTTTTTCAGAATCATCTTCAGATATATAAGCCCCTTGTAATCTTACCGGTTTTGCAGCTCCTAGTGGATAGAATAGCATATCACCTTTTCCAAGTAGTTTTTCTGCTCCACCCATATCTAATATAGTTCTTGAGTCTGTTTGTGATGAAACTGCAAAGGCAATTCTAGACGGAACATTTGCTTTTATAACTCCCGTTATTACATCAACAGAAGGTCTTTGTGTTGCTATAATCAAATGCATACCTGCTGCCCTAGCCATTTGAGCAAGTCTACATATATAATCTTCAACTTCGTTAGCACATGCCATCATTAAGTCAGCTAACTCATCTATTATTATTACTACTTTTGGAAGTTTAGTTTCACTTTTTTCATTATAACTAGTTATATCCTTTACTCCTAAATCAGCAAACAACTTATATCTTTTATTCATTTCAACTACTGCCCAGTTTAGTGCATTTGCTGCCTTTTTAGGATCAGTAACAACTGGTGAAAGTAAATGAGGTATACCATTATAATGAGCAAGCTCCACTACTTTCGGATCTATAAGCAATAGTTTTACTTCATCTGGTGTTGCTTTGTATAATACAGAATTTATTATTGTATTTATACAAACTGACTTACCTGAACCAGTAGCCCCTGCTACAAGTAAATGTGGCATTTTGCCAATATCTGCAATCACCGGATTTCCACTTATATCTTTTCCAAGTCCTATGGCAAGAGATGATGAATCTTCTTTAAATTCTTTACTTCCAATAACATCTCTAAGTCCTACTACCTGTGGTTCGTCATTAGGAACTTCTATTCCTATGGCACTTTTACCTGGAATTGGAGCTTCTATTCTTATACTTTTTGCAGCTAAAGAAAGAGCTATGTCATCTGATAAGTTTACAATTCTACTTACTTTAACTCCTGGATTTGGTTGCACTTCGTATCTTGTTATAGTAGGTCCTAGAGTTACTTGACCCATTTTTGTATCAACACCAAAATTAGATAATGTTTTGATTAATAAAGATGCATTTTCTAATGCCTTTCTTTTATCATTTTCATTACCTTTGTGTCCAATTTTAGTTATTAAATCTAAACTTGGTTTTGTATAGTTTTCATAATTTGATTGACTATTAATTTGTAAATCATTTGCATCTCCTAAGTTTATTGGAGCAGTTTTTTCAATATTAGTATTAGCTTTAGTTTTAGTATTACTCATTGTGTCGCTCATTTTAACATTAGGGTTTGTATTTTGAAGGTCCTTAAGTACATCTAATTCTGGCATACTATTTGTACCTTCTAAAATTTCTAGATAATCGTCATCACTTTTATTAAATCCTACTATTTTTATCGTTTTGTCTTCATCATCAGAACTTGGTTCAACTAAAGTATTTTCTAGTTCTTCATTTTTATCATTTTTATTAAAAATATTCTTCAAAAAACCTTTTTTATTTTTACCAACTTGAGTAGTTTCATCAACTTCTTCAGTTACTAAATTAATTGCAGACTCTTTTAAATTAGATACCTTATCTTTCACATTTACATTTCCATTTTTTATTTTGCTAGACTTATTAGTAATACCTTCTATTAAGTCTTTTAGAGATATATTAAATGTGTACATTACTGTAATGAATAGAGCAAATACACTAATTAACCATCCACCTGTTAACCCGAATACCGCTTTAATAAAGTATGCTATTGTTGATGTGATCAGACCGCAACCACTTCCATCAATCCCCATTTGCATAACATCTCTATACATGTTAGCTTTTAGTGGATTATCAACTGGAATTTTTCTTGCATTAAACAATCCATAAAAAATGAATAAAAAGACTATGAAAATATAGACTGTTTTGCTTTTTTTCATTCTATATACATATTCATTTCTTTCGAAAAATCCAAGAATTCCTATAATTATTATCAGCAATGGAATAATTAATGCAAGAGCTCCAAACAATCCTTTAAAAGTGTCTTGTATAAATTGTCCTATAAGGCCCATTGAATTTGAGTTTAAGCTATATAATAAAAATATTCCTATAAATACAGTTACTAGATTATAATATTCTCCAGATACTATTATTCTATCTTTGTTATGCTTTTTATTCTTAGCGCCTTTACTTTTTTTCTTAGCCACCAATCTCACCTCTTATTTCTTATACCTTATCAATTCAAATTTATAATTTATCCACAAACCAAATCAATTATAAATTCATTAAAACTTAAAAGTGTTAATGGTATACATTAACACTTTTAATATTAAATCATTATATCACATATTACTTATTTTAAACAAATCTTATTTATTTCCTTCATTTTTGTAGTCTTCTTTTATTAACTCTCTTAATTTTGCTAATGCTTCTTTTAATCCACCTACTTCATCTATAAGGCCACATTCAACTGCTTCTTTGCCTATTAAAACACTTCCCACATCACTTACAAGCTCATCTTTTGCATGCATAAGCTTATTTAACTCTTCTCTTTCTATATTAGAAGTTCTTGTTATAAATTCTACTATTCTTTCTTGCATTTTCTTAAAGTATTCAAAAGTTTCGTTAACACCTATAACTAGTCCATTTGTTCTTATTGGATGAACAATCATTGTTGCAGTTGGAGCAATATAAGAATAATCTCCTGCTGTTGCAAGAGGAACTCCTATGGAGTGACTTCCTCCAAGTACAAGTGTTACGACTTTCTTAGATATACTCTTAATTAACTCTGCCATGGCAAGACCTGCTTCCACATCTCCACCTACAGTATTTAATATAACTAAGATTCCTTTAATTTCAGCACTTTCTTCTACAGAATATAATAAAGGTATTATATGTTCATATTTTGTAGATTTTTTCTGTGGATTACCTACAAAGTGACCTTCAATTTCTCCTATTATAGTTATACATTGAACTTCTTTTTGTGCATTAGAAGGCATATTGGGAACTCCCATTTGTTTTATATTTTGAACTTTATCACTGTCTTCATCTTCGCCTTCATTATCGCTATTGTTGGCATTATTACTTTCATTGTTTTCAGGTTTATTTTCTTCATATTCTTCATCTTCAAATCCCAACTGATTCAAATCATAGTTATTATAATTATTATCATTTATGTATTCATTCATATTATTTTCTTTTTTTATCATTTATTTCACCTCATATAATATATTTAATTTTATCTTTCCCAATGAGAATGAAATCATTCTTAAGTTTCTTAGTCTAAGTTTTGACCACTAAAAAAAGCAAGATAAAATATATCTTGCTTTTTTATGCTATTAATCTGCAAATTCATTATGAATAGCATGAACAGTTTCTATCATATCTTCTTCTTTTACTAAGCAAGTAAGACATGTATATGAATCTGATGATTGTAAAAGAGTAATACCTGCCTTTGATAAAGCTCTAACTACTTTTGCAATAACACCAGGAGTTTCTGTAACTTTTGAACCAATTAAAGTTACCTTTGCACAATGTTTTCTAATATCATATTTTACATTATATTTTTGTAAAATTTCTTCTACAGCAAAAATATAATTGTGCTCCAATGCAAAGGCCTTTTCTTCTGTAAAGAAGTTTATCATATCTAAATTTATATGTTTTTCTTCCATTTCATTTAATATCTTTGAAAACAATTCTTCAGATGATTTCACCTTAATCTGAGCTATATTGTCTTTATGGGCTACTGATGTCATAAATCTAGATTGGAAGTCTTCATAATTACTTGTTGCACCACGAGTTAAACCGATTCTAGTTCCTTTACATGTAGGGTTTAAAGTATTTTTTATTTCTAAAACAATATCTCCATTTTTAGCAAGTTCTACCGCTCTTGGGTGAATAACTTTTGCACCTTTTTCTGCCATTTGGAATACTTCTTCATAATCACAATAATCAAGTATTTTTGCTGATGGCTCTATTCTTGGATCAGCAGTCATTATTCCATCTACATCTGTGTAAATTTGTACAGTTTCACTTCCCAATGCTTTTCCTATGGCAACTGCAGATGTGTCACTTCCTCCTCTTCCTAAAGTAGTAACCTCTCCGTCTTCTGTTCCTCCTTGGAATCCGGCTATAACAACTACTTTGCCTTCGTCTAGTTCTCTATGAATTCTTGTTGGATTTATTTCTTTTATTTTTGAATTTGAATAAACCTTAGTTGTTATTATTCCAGCTTGCATTCCTGTTAGAAATACTGATGATATTCCCCTCGCTTCTAACATAGATGATAGTATTGTTCCTGATATTATTTCTCCGCAAGACATTATTAAGTCAAGTTCTCGTTTTTTAGATTTTTTGTTAACATTAGTACATAAATTTATTAGTGTATCAGTCGCATAGGGTTCTCCCTTTCTTCCCATGGCTGAAACTACTATCACTAAGTCGTTGCCCTTTTTCTTATATTGTTCTATTATATTACACACTTCATTCATTTTTTCAACTGATGCTACCGATGTACCACCAAATTTTTGTACTAGAATCCCCATAAATGCCTCCTAAAATATTCCATCATATTCAATGATTATCATATCATTGCCAATTTTCTTTACATTCCTCCACGGAATTTCTAAATCTCCTCTATCTCTTTTTATACCAAAAAATCCTCTTTCTCTTGGTATTGAAAGTGCCAATATTTTTCCTGTAGTTTCATCTATTATAATATCGCACTCACCAATTACTCCAAGTCTTTCTCCACTAACTAAGTTTACTATTTCTTTTCCAGCTAATTCAGATAAATTCATATTTTCACCCCGATAAATTAAAATTCACTTCGTTCATATCGTCAACGATATATCCTCGTTATTACTTCGGATAAATCCATTACTCAAATTGAATTTTTACAATTATATCTGAACACCTTCTACGTTTTTTCCTACTATACATACTCCTAAGTTCTCTATATTAAATACTTTATTAATAATTGCTTCAACTTGTTCCATATTTACGCTATTTATATGTTCAATAATTTCATCTTCGTTTTTAATTTTATTATTAAGCAACATAGACTCACCATGAGATAGCATTTTTGAGCTAATACTTTCTAGGCTTAATATATAATTACCTTTTAACTGTTCCTTACTTTCTTTAAGTTCTTCTTCAGTAATATAGTTTTCTTTCATATTTTTTATTTCTTGTATTATTAAGTCATAGACTTCTTTTAAGTATTCTTCACTGGTACTAGCAAATATACCCAATTCGCCACATTTTTTATATAAAGCCTGAGAGGAGTATATGGAGTAGACCAGCCCTTTGTCTTCTCTTATACTTTGAAACAGTCTAGAACTATTACTTCCACCAAATATATTGTTTACAACTGCTAATGCATAAGCTTCTTTTTCATTCTCTTCTGGTATAGCTTTTAAACTAATTGCTACATTAACTTGTTCACTGTCTTTATTTTTAGTTATAAAACAAGAGTGAAACTTAGCCTCATTTACCTCTATGTTTACTTCCTTTTCTTCCCATTTACTGAATTTTTCTTCAATAACCTTTACTACTTCTTCAAAATTGAAATTACCACAAATTGATATGACCGCATTATTAGGAACATAATACTTACTATAATGATTTAGAATATCTTTTCTTTTTAAACTTTTAATAGTCTGTCTATTCCCTAGTATATTCATACCTAACCCATCATCAGCATATACATTTTCTACTAATAAATCATAAGATAAATCATCTAACGAATCTTCATACATTTTAAGCTCTTCTAATATTACTACTCTTTCTCTGTCTATATCATTATTATTAAAGGTTGAATTTAATATCATATCACTTAAAACATCTATTCCTATATTTATATGTTCATCTAAAAGATGAACATAATAGCATGTACATTCCTTATTTGTAAAAGCATTTATTTGTCCACCAATATTATCTATATCTCTTGCTATGTCTTTTGCACTTCTATTTTTAGTTCCTTTAAACAACATGTGCTCAATAAAATGAGACACACCACTTTTCTTAGGTGTTTCTATCCTAGATCCTGTATTTATCCAAATCCCAAGAGATACGGATTTTAAATAAGGTATTTCCTCTCCCACAATGGTGAGACCATTTTTCAGGGTTTGACATTTATACATATCTTCCTCCAAATTTTAATACGTCATTATATACTTTAATTTTTACAAGTTAAAAAAATTTATAGTATTAATTATAGTTTAGAAGCTTAATTTAATCAACAATAAACACATCGCTAAGCCTTCCTGGTTTTAAGTTTTTTTCTCTTATAATTTGAATAATATCATCTATGCATTTTGTTGTGGCATCTGTTGGATGCATTAATACAATACTTCCATCTACTATATTTTTATTCTTTACTCTTTCAATAATTTTTTCAGGATTATCTCTATCTTGCCAATCAATAGTATCCACATCCCATTTGAAACATATGTAATTTAAACGTTCTGCTGCTTTAACTGTATTTGATCCAAAAGAACCCGCTGGAGCTTGAAAAAATTTACTTTCCTCTCCAATAGTATCATCAATTATTTTCTTAGAAGTACTTATTTGATTATAATTTTCATCATATGAAAG
Proteins encoded:
- the rimO gene encoding 30S ribosomal protein S12 methylthiotransferase RimO, translated to MLKIALESLGCSKNLVDAEIMMGILNKKGYKLTGDFDEADVILVNTCGFIESAKQESIETIIEFANLKETGNLKLLIVTGCLAQRYSDELREEIPEIDAIVGTGSYQNIDEILANLQKEKQIISLNDIEVVYNEDLPRYISTPEYMAYIKISEGCDKHCTYCIIPKLRGKQKSRKIEDIVAEAKNLAQDGVKELVVIAQDSTMYGSDIYGDAKLPQLLEELAKIEGLKWIRIMYSYPESITEELVDVIKRNDNICSYFDMPIQHASNKVLKLMNRQTTKEELLDKINMIRTAIPDATLRTTLITGFPGEDEKDFEELVEFVKEVKFDKLGVFPYSREEGTAADKLPNHLEQEVKEERRDVIMMIQQSISEEINKNKVGKAYEVLIEEQIEDNVYIGRTKFDAEEIDSIVYVKSHTNLEPGDFANVKINTALEYDLMGDIQDESTK
- the mnmH gene encoding tRNA 2-selenouridine(34) synthase MnmH, with the protein product MKTIKIEDALKLEKTIFIDVRTEREYLDDHILNAYNMPLFDNDEYCEVGTIYKQEGKHEAIDKGFDFVSPKLKDMYKLAKELSSDYEHIVIYCARGGMRSGSVANLLSSIGIDLYKLEGGYKSYRNYVKNYLSNIMDKKQFIVLHGLTGVGKTELLIELDKNNIDMVDLEYMARNTGSVFGFITYDEKPPTQKTFETRIFESLFFSKSDYLFVESESKRVGHVLVPNDIYEGIIRDGYHILIECDVKDRVKRLCKDYIYDRNEDNIQALKQCINTFRKRLGNKTVDEYLELLDNEKYEELVEQFLVYYYDPLYMHSVNQYKYNDVIKFEDINGTIEKLISFHKTAMEGVKQC
- a CDS encoding FtsK/SpoIIIE family DNA translocase codes for the protein MAKKKSKGAKNKKHNKDRIIVSGEYYNLVTVFIGIFLLYSLNSNSMGLIGQFIQDTFKGLFGALALIIPLLIIIIGILGFFERNEYVYRMKKSKTVYIFIVFLFIFYGLFNARKIPVDNPLKANMYRDVMQMGIDGSGCGLITSTIAYFIKAVFGLTGGWLISVFALFITVMYTFNISLKDLIEGITNKSSKIKNGNVNVKDKVSNLKESAINLVTEEVDETTQVGKNKKGFLKNIFNKNDKNEELENTLVEPSSDDEDKTIKIVGFNKSDDDYLEILEGTNSMPELDVLKDLQNTNPNVKMSDTMSNTKTKANTNIEKTAPINLGDANDLQINSQSNYENYTKPSLDLITKIGHKGNENDKRKALENASLLIKTLSNFGVDTKMGQVTLGPTITRYEVQPNPGVKVSRIVNLSDDIALSLAAKSIRIEAPIPGKSAIGIEVPNDEPQVVGLRDVIGSKEFKEDSSSLAIGLGKDISGNPVIADIGKMPHLLVAGATGSGKSVCINTIINSVLYKATPDEVKLLLIDPKVVELAHYNGIPHLLSPVVTDPKKAANALNWAVVEMNKRYKLFADLGVKDITSYNEKSETKLPKVVIIIDELADLMMACANEVEDYICRLAQMARAAGMHLIIATQRPSVDVITGVIKANVPSRIAFAVSSQTDSRTILDMGGAEKLLGKGDMLFYPLGAAKPVRLQGAYISEDDSEKVISFVKGQVKEEIKYEEEIIQTISKTANIKNDDVDEFLEDAIAFVVQSGQGSSSMLQRKYKIGFNRAARLIDSMEERGIVGPSEGSKPRKVLITMEELAKLEGE
- a CDS encoding ATP-dependent Clp protease proteolytic subunit, whose amino-acid sequence is MGVPNMPSNAQKEVQCITIIGEIEGHFVGNPQKKSTKYEHIIPLLYSVEESAEIKGILVILNTVGGDVEAGLAMAELIKSISKKVVTLVLGGSHSIGVPLATAGDYSYIAPTATMIVHPIRTNGLVIGVNETFEYFKKMQERIVEFITRTSNIEREELNKLMHAKDELVSDVGSVLIGKEAVECGLIDEVGGLKEALAKLRELIKEDYKNEGNK
- the dapG gene encoding aspartate kinase; protein product: MGILVQKFGGTSVASVEKMNEVCNIIEQYKKKGNDLVIVVSAMGRKGEPYATDTLINLCTNVNKKSKKRELDLIMSCGEIISGTILSSMLEARGISSVFLTGMQAGIITTKVYSNSKIKEINPTRIHRELDEGKVVVIAGFQGGTEDGEVTTLGRGGSDTSAVAIGKALGSETVQIYTDVDGIMTADPRIEPSAKILDYCDYEEVFQMAEKGAKVIHPRAVELAKNGDIVLEIKNTLNPTCKGTRIGLTRGATSNYEDFQSRFMTSVAHKDNIAQIKVKSSEELFSKILNEMEEKHINLDMINFFTEEKAFALEHNYIFAVEEILQKYNVKYDIRKHCAKVTLIGSKVTETPGVIAKVVRALSKAGITLLQSSDSYTCLTCLVKEEDMIETVHAIHNEFAD
- a CDS encoding YlmC/YmxH family sporulation protein; protein product: MNLSELAGKEIVNLVSGERLGVIGECDIIIDETTGKILALSIPRERGFFGIKRDRGDLEIPWRNVKKIGNDMIIIEYDGIF
- a CDS encoding M16 family metallopeptidase, with product MYKCQTLKNGLTIVGEEIPYLKSVSLGIWINTGSRIETPKKSGVSHFIEHMLFKGTKNRSAKDIARDIDNIGGQINAFTNKECTCYYVHLLDEHINIGIDVLSDMILNSTFNNNDIDRERVVILEELKMYEDSLDDLSYDLLVENVYADDGLGMNILGNRQTIKSLKRKDILNHYSKYYVPNNAVISICGNFNFEEVVKVIEEKFSKWEEKEVNIEVNEAKFHSCFITKNKDSEQVNVAISLKAIPEENEKEAYALAVVNNIFGGSNSSRLFQSIREDKGLVYSIYSSQALYKKCGELGIFASTSEEYLKEVYDLIIQEIKNMKENYITEEELKESKEQLKGNYILSLESISSKMLSHGESMLLNNKIKNEDEIIEHINSVNMEQVEAIINKVFNIENLGVCIVGKNVEGVQI